A region from the Mesorhizobium sp. J8 genome encodes:
- a CDS encoding monovalent cation:proton antiporter-2 (CPA2) family protein, translated as MAVEASSSDLVQVVALLAAGVVAVPIFKRMGLGSILGYLAAGVVIGPFGLRIFSESEAILHVAELGVVMFLFIIGLEMQPSRLWGLRREIFGLGALQVGVCAVLLTLVGLAGGFPIAQSFVAGAGFVLTSTAIVMQLLEERGEIATPKGQRIVSILLLEDLMIVPLLALIAFLAPGGAETSLSERLTEVGIGIAAIVGLVVAGRYLLNPLFRILADARAREVMTAAALLVVLGSALAMQLSGLSMAMGAFLAGVLLSESTFRHQLEADIEPFRGILLGLFFLAVGMSLDLGVVAQNWRLVAIYVVAYMVMKAIGIYAVARILKSGHREALERAVFMAQGGEFAFVLYSSAAAVGIIDGQANATLTAIVIISMVLTPLAIIALRYLTPRDEQSLDGVDIAEGLTGSVLIIGFGRFGQIASQPLLLRGLDVSIIDNEVEMIQAAADFGFKVYYGDGTRLDILHAAGAGRARAVLICVDKPDAAVRITQLIKAEFPLVTILARAFDRGTALQLVRADVDYQLRETFESALVFGGSALEALGVDPEEVAEVIEDVRRRDEARFETQLAEGVRAGQRFLKGNIGTPIPTPLTQPRRAGRALNQETAVVLNQAETKN; from the coding sequence ATGGCGGTTGAAGCGTCGAGCAGCGATCTGGTGCAGGTGGTGGCGCTGCTCGCCGCGGGCGTCGTCGCCGTGCCGATCTTTAAGCGCATGGGCCTGGGCTCGATCCTCGGCTATCTCGCCGCCGGCGTCGTCATCGGCCCGTTCGGCCTGCGCATCTTTTCCGAATCGGAAGCGATCCTCCACGTCGCCGAGCTCGGCGTCGTGATGTTCCTGTTCATCATCGGCTTGGAGATGCAGCCTTCGCGGCTCTGGGGACTGCGCCGCGAGATCTTCGGACTGGGCGCCTTGCAAGTCGGCGTCTGCGCGGTGCTTCTGACCCTGGTCGGACTGGCGGGAGGCTTTCCGATCGCGCAGTCCTTCGTCGCCGGCGCCGGCTTCGTGCTGACTTCGACGGCGATCGTCATGCAGTTGCTTGAGGAGCGCGGCGAGATCGCCACGCCTAAAGGCCAGCGCATCGTCTCCATCCTGCTGCTCGAAGACCTGATGATCGTGCCGCTGCTCGCGCTGATCGCCTTCCTCGCGCCCGGCGGCGCCGAGACCAGCCTCTCGGAGCGGCTGACCGAAGTCGGCATCGGCATCGCCGCAATCGTCGGACTGGTCGTGGCCGGCCGTTACCTGCTCAATCCGCTCTTCCGCATCCTGGCGGACGCCCGCGCCCGCGAAGTGATGACCGCCGCGGCGCTGCTGGTGGTGCTGGGATCGGCGCTCGCCATGCAGCTTTCCGGCCTCTCGATGGCGATGGGCGCCTTCCTTGCCGGCGTGCTCCTTTCGGAATCGACCTTCCGCCACCAGCTCGAAGCCGATATCGAACCGTTCCGCGGTATCCTGCTCGGCCTGTTCTTCCTCGCCGTCGGCATGTCGCTCGACCTCGGCGTCGTCGCCCAGAACTGGCGGCTCGTCGCCATTTATGTCGTCGCCTATATGGTCATGAAAGCGATCGGCATCTACGCCGTCGCGCGCATCCTGAAGAGCGGCCACCGCGAGGCGCTCGAACGTGCCGTCTTCATGGCGCAGGGCGGTGAGTTCGCCTTCGTGCTCTACTCGTCCGCCGCCGCGGTCGGCATCATCGACGGCCAAGCCAACGCCACGCTGACCGCCATCGTCATCATCTCGATGGTGCTGACGCCCCTGGCGATCATAGCGCTGCGCTATCTCACCCCGCGCGACGAGCAGTCGCTCGACGGCGTCGACATCGCCGAAGGCCTCACTGGCAGCGTGCTGATCATCGGCTTCGGCCGCTTCGGCCAGATCGCCAGCCAGCCGCTGCTGCTGCGCGGGCTGGATGTCTCGATCATCGACAACGAGGTGGAGATGATCCAGGCGGCCGCCGATTTCGGCTTCAAGGTCTATTATGGCGACGGCACCAGGCTCGACATCCTGCACGCGGCCGGCGCCGGCCGGGCCCGCGCGGTTCTGATCTGTGTCGACAAGCCGGATGCAGCGGTGCGCATCACGCAACTGATCAAGGCCGAATTTCCTTTGGTCACCATCCTGGCGCGCGCCTTCGACCGCGGCACCGCGCTGCAGCTCGTGCGTGCCGACGTCGACTATCAGCTGCGCGAGACCTTCGAATCGGCGCTGGTCTTCGGCGGCTCCGCGCTGGAGGCGCTGGGCGTCGATCCGGAGGAGGTCGCCGAGGTCATCGAGGACGTACGGCGACGCGACGAAGCGCGCTTCGAGACGCAGCTGGCCGAAGGCGTGCGCGCCGGCCAGCGTTTCCTCAAGGGCAATATCGGCACGCCGATCCCGACGCCGCTCACCCAGCCGCGCCGCGCCGGCCGGGCGCTGAACCAGGAGACCGCCGTCGTGCTGAATCAGGCAGAAACTAAGAACTGA
- a CDS encoding AraC family transcriptional regulator: protein MPDRSSSSPSHIPMDALSEVLQDFRLSGVNYGRCELRHPWSIAFPEQKLLRFHFVGQGPCWIYTEAEGWQELRDGDLVLLPQGIAHRLASAPDVVGDSLESCQVTKLGSNVCEVVREGTGATSTLFCGSMALGVCALNPLIALMPPIIKGCDVAGNDPVVGPLLAAMTAEAAQPQMGSATILSRMADLLTARLIRCWVNCTGASTTGWLAAIRDPHIGRALAAMHRDPGHNWTLESLAGLAGQSRSIFAERFSAVLGEGAARYLARLRMQLARELLGQNGLSVAEVATRLGYDSEASFARAFKRITNVSPGVVRRTISGRTDMNFGF, encoded by the coding sequence ATGCCTGACCGTTCGTCCAGTTCGCCTTCACATATCCCCATGGATGCGCTCAGCGAGGTCCTGCAGGACTTTCGCTTGAGCGGGGTCAACTATGGCCGCTGCGAACTGCGACATCCATGGAGCATCGCCTTTCCGGAACAAAAGCTGCTTCGCTTTCACTTTGTCGGCCAAGGTCCATGCTGGATTTATACCGAAGCGGAAGGCTGGCAGGAATTGCGCGACGGCGACCTGGTGCTGCTGCCGCAAGGCATCGCCCATCGGCTGGCCAGTGCGCCGGACGTTGTCGGCGACTCGCTCGAGAGCTGCCAGGTGACCAAGTTGGGAAGCAATGTCTGCGAGGTGGTGCGGGAAGGGACGGGCGCGACAAGCACCCTTTTCTGCGGCTCCATGGCCTTGGGCGTCTGTGCGCTCAACCCATTGATCGCGCTGATGCCGCCGATCATCAAAGGCTGCGACGTCGCCGGCAACGATCCGGTCGTCGGTCCTTTGCTGGCGGCCATGACGGCAGAAGCCGCGCAACCGCAGATGGGCAGCGCCACGATTCTGTCTCGAATGGCAGACTTGCTGACAGCCCGGCTCATCCGCTGCTGGGTCAATTGCACTGGAGCCTCGACCACCGGTTGGCTCGCCGCCATCCGCGACCCCCATATCGGCCGCGCGCTGGCAGCCATGCACCGAGACCCCGGCCACAACTGGACCTTGGAAAGCCTTGCCGGCCTCGCGGGCCAATCACGCTCGATCTTCGCCGAGCGCTTCAGCGCTGTACTAGGAGAGGGGGCTGCCCGCTATCTCGCCCGTCTGCGCATGCAGCTTGCCCGCGAGCTGCTGGGGCAAAACGGCTTGTCGGTTGCCGAGGTCGCTACCCGTTTGGGCTATGATAGCGAAGCATCCTTCGCGCGCGCTTTCAAACGCATCACCAATGTCTCGCCAGGCGTTGTGCGTCGCACAATTTCCGGACGAACGGATATGAATTTCGGATTTTAA
- the folK gene encoding 2-amino-4-hydroxy-6-hydroxymethyldihydropteridine diphosphokinase — MSGQNSAVYLSLGGNLGDPAKSMGAALRMLDGDDATRVTAVSSLYRTPPWGKLDQPDFLNAAAAIETALSPRALLDLCLDVEKRLKRVREERWGPRLIDIDILVFGDRVIHETGLEVPHPRMLERAFVLAPLAEIAPALSVGGRSVSERLNAVDTSGIERLSSGREWWLG; from the coding sequence TTGTCTGGCCAGAATAGCGCCGTCTACCTCAGCCTCGGCGGCAATCTCGGCGACCCGGCGAAGTCAATGGGCGCGGCATTGCGCATGCTGGACGGCGACGACGCGACACGCGTCACCGCCGTCTCCTCGCTTTACCGCACGCCGCCTTGGGGCAAGCTCGACCAGCCCGATTTCCTCAATGCAGCCGCCGCGATCGAGACGGCCCTTTCGCCTCGCGCGCTGCTCGACCTTTGCCTCGACGTCGAGAAGCGGCTGAAGCGCGTGCGCGAGGAGCGCTGGGGGCCGCGCCTGATCGACATCGACATCCTGGTGTTCGGCGACCGGGTGATCCACGAGACCGGGCTCGAAGTGCCGCATCCGCGCATGCTGGAGCGCGCCTTCGTGCTGGCGCCCCTGGCCGAGATCGCGCCCGCGCTTTCGGTGGGCGGCAGGAGCGTGTCGGAAAGGCTCAATGCCGTCGATACCTCCGGCATCGAGCGGCTGTCGTCAGGCCGTGAGTGGTGGCTGGGGTAA
- a CDS encoding leucyl aminopeptidase, whose translation MPQSPAPVFETADEISAETSVVVILQTAQTGFGPRAATLDAEMDGILSRACSESAALEESGACVDVIAPKAMSARRVVVLALGRAEAVTTLSLTRAGGSLAAHLEGKGECAATLVLDPMVGVDLPAPEILARVALGMRLRRYRFDMRNRRQGAGADRTLRVQLIGAARPELKAALARVNAIADGVEYARTLVNLPPNHLHPDNFHDHLEPLREAGIDVEILDAARLKELGMNAILAVGSGSVRPPRVAVLRYRGKGAPAQPLAFVGKGVCFDSGGLCIKRGEQMFDMKADMGGAAAVVGLLIALARQGSPVHAVGVLGIAENMPSGTALKPRDIITTASGQTVEVFDTDAEGRLILADCLYYAASRFNPSVIVDLATLTYSVMRGLGSVFAGLFSTDDTIASRMIAAGEKVGERFWQLPLDRAYDEGLQSPFADIRHHAKDMEDGDAPYAAAFLRNFTEDRPWVHLDIAGKELADKDRPLGREGATAFGVQMLEEWVQSGRAAN comes from the coding sequence ATGCCTCAGTCGCCGGCGCCGGTCTTCGAGACGGCGGACGAGATTTCCGCGGAAACCTCCGTCGTCGTGATCCTGCAAACCGCTCAAACAGGTTTTGGGCCACGGGCAGCGACGCTCGATGCCGAGATGGACGGGATCCTGTCCCGTGCGTGTTCCGAGTCGGCCGCTCTTGAGGAATCCGGCGCCTGCGTCGACGTCATCGCTCCCAAGGCCATGTCCGCCCGCCGCGTCGTGGTGCTGGCTTTGGGCAGGGCTGAGGCCGTTACGACGCTTTCGCTGACGCGGGCGGGCGGTTCGCTTGCCGCCCATCTGGAAGGCAAGGGCGAGTGCGCGGCCACTCTGGTGTTGGACCCCATGGTGGGCGTCGATCTGCCCGCCCCGGAAATCCTGGCGCGGGTCGCGCTCGGCATGCGGCTGCGGCGCTATCGTTTCGACATGCGCAACCGGCGGCAAGGGGCCGGAGCTGACCGAACGCTGAGGGTGCAATTGATCGGCGCGGCCCGTCCGGAGTTGAAGGCGGCGCTGGCCCGGGTCAACGCGATCGCCGACGGCGTCGAATATGCGCGCACGCTGGTCAACCTGCCGCCGAACCATCTCCACCCGGACAATTTCCACGATCACCTGGAGCCGCTGCGCGAGGCCGGCATCGATGTCGAGATCCTCGATGCCGCGCGGCTGAAGGAGCTCGGCATGAACGCGATCCTGGCAGTCGGCTCGGGTTCGGTGAGACCGCCGCGCGTCGCGGTCCTGCGCTATCGCGGCAAGGGCGCTCCGGCGCAGCCGCTGGCATTTGTCGGCAAGGGCGTCTGCTTCGATTCCGGCGGCCTGTGCATAAAGCGCGGCGAGCAGATGTTCGACATGAAGGCCGACATGGGCGGCGCGGCCGCCGTGGTCGGCCTGTTGATCGCGCTCGCCCGGCAAGGCAGCCCGGTGCACGCCGTCGGCGTGCTCGGCATTGCCGAGAACATGCCGTCGGGCACCGCGCTCAAGCCGCGCGACATCATCACGACGGCGTCGGGGCAGACCGTCGAGGTGTTCGACACGGATGCGGAAGGCCGGCTGATCCTGGCCGACTGCCTCTATTACGCCGCCTCGCGCTTCAACCCGTCGGTGATCGTCGATCTGGCCACGCTGACCTATTCGGTGATGCGCGGCCTGGGCTCGGTCTTCGCCGGCCTGTTCAGCACCGACGACACAATCGCCTCGCGCATGATCGCGGCTGGGGAAAAGGTCGGCGAGCGGTTCTGGCAGCTGCCGCTCGACCGTGCCTATGACGAGGGGCTGCAATCGCCCTTCGCCGATATCAGGCACCACGCCAAGGACATGGAAGACGGCGACGCGCCCTATGCCGCGGCCTTCCTGCGGAATTTCACCGAGGACCGTCCCTGGGTGCATCTCGACATCGCCGGCAAGGAACTGGCCGACAAGGACCGGCCGCTGGGCCGCGAAGGCGCCACGGCCTTCGGGGTGCAGATGCTGGAAGAGTGGGTGCAGTCCGGCCGGGCCGCGAACTAG
- the folB gene encoding dihydroneopterin aldolase: protein MYVIRMKNCAFFARHGVLDEEETLGQRFYVDAELTVEPSRPLTEDSIEDTVNYGVAFAVIEEIVTGHRRFLIEALALEVAKALTARFSQIKKAAITVRKPNAPVPGVLDHVEVSVVWPE from the coding sequence ATGTACGTCATCCGCATGAAGAACTGCGCCTTCTTCGCCCGCCACGGCGTGCTGGACGAGGAGGAGACGCTTGGCCAGCGTTTCTACGTCGATGCCGAGCTGACGGTCGAGCCCAGCCGGCCGCTGACGGAGGATTCCATCGAGGACACCGTCAATTACGGCGTCGCCTTCGCGGTCATCGAGGAAATCGTGACCGGACATCGCCGCTTCCTGATCGAGGCGCTGGCGCTGGAGGTAGCGAAGGCCCTGACGGCACGATTCTCGCAAATCAAGAAGGCCGCGATCACCGTGCGCAAACCGAACGCTCCGGTGCCGGGCGTGCTCGATCATGTCGAGGTGAGTGTTGTCTGGCCAGAATAG
- the folP gene encoding dihydropteroate synthase produces the protein MTTRRWQLAHGRYLDLGPKAVVVGILNVTPDSFSDGGLFIAPERALEQARRMVGEGAAVIDVGGESTRPGFAPITAEEEQGRVLPIIAALAASGEALISVDTYREDTARRAVAAGAHIVNDVWGLQREPGIARVAAETGAGLVIMHTGRERQKLADVIEDQFLFLRKSLEIARAAKVADSQIVLDAGFGFAKETAEENLDLMARFSELQALGYPLMAGTSRKRFIGSATGREPGDRAAGTAATSVILRLKGADLFRVHDVAINVDALALTDAMLRRETELPPGH, from the coding sequence ATGACGACAAGGCGATGGCAGCTGGCGCATGGACGCTATCTCGACCTCGGTCCGAAGGCCGTCGTCGTCGGCATCCTCAACGTGACGCCCGACAGTTTTTCCGACGGCGGCCTGTTCATCGCGCCCGAGAGGGCGCTGGAGCAGGCGCGCCGCATGGTGGGCGAGGGCGCTGCGGTGATCGATGTCGGCGGGGAATCGACCCGGCCTGGTTTTGCTCCGATCACAGCTGAAGAAGAGCAGGGGCGCGTGCTGCCCATTATCGCCGCGCTCGCCGCTTCCGGCGAGGCGCTGATCTCGGTCGATACCTATCGCGAGGACACGGCGCGGCGGGCGGTCGCCGCCGGCGCCCATATCGTCAACGATGTCTGGGGGTTGCAGCGCGAGCCCGGCATCGCGCGCGTCGCCGCCGAGACCGGGGCCGGGCTCGTCATCATGCATACCGGCCGCGAACGGCAGAAGCTGGCCGACGTGATCGAGGACCAGTTCCTGTTCCTGCGCAAATCGCTGGAGATCGCGCGCGCCGCCAAGGTCGCCGACAGCCAGATCGTGCTCGATGCAGGCTTCGGTTTCGCCAAGGAGACGGCGGAGGAAAACCTCGACCTGATGGCGCGGTTTTCCGAGCTTCAGGCGCTCGGCTATCCGCTGATGGCGGGGACCTCACGCAAGCGCTTCATCGGCAGCGCGACGGGGCGCGAGCCTGGCGATCGGGCGGCCGGCACGGCGGCCACCAGCGTCATCCTGCGCTTGAAAGGAGCCGACCTGTTTCGCGTCCACGATGTCGCAATCAACGTGGACGCGCTGGCGCTGACCGATGCTATGCTGCGACGCGAAACCGAGCTTCCTCCCGGACACTGA
- a CDS encoding proline iminopeptidase-family hydrolase: MPSEIVSKEGRAGFGAYETWYRISGELDAGKAPVVILHGGPGAAHNYVDAYKLLARDGRAVIHYDQLGCGNSTLLPEKGADFWTPQLFIDELENLVDHLGIRDRFHVLGQSWGGMLGAEYGVTRPKGLKSLTIANSPASMKLWVEEANRLRADLPKDVRETLTEHEQAGTTDDPAYQEATMRFYERHVCRVVPFPPEVTETFAQIVRNPTVYNVMNGPNEFHVIGTLKSWSVIDRLPAIEVPTLLISGRYDEATPATVQPFKDGIKGSRWQIFEHSSHMPHVEEQDLCMRVVGDFLDDNEN, from the coding sequence ATGCCGTCCGAGATCGTCAGCAAGGAGGGGCGGGCCGGATTCGGCGCCTACGAAACCTGGTATCGGATCAGCGGCGAGCTCGATGCCGGCAAGGCTCCGGTGGTGATCCTGCATGGCGGACCGGGCGCCGCGCATAATTATGTCGACGCCTACAAGCTTCTCGCCCGGGACGGCCGCGCTGTCATCCACTACGACCAATTGGGCTGCGGCAATTCCACCTTGCTGCCGGAAAAGGGCGCCGATTTCTGGACGCCCCAGCTGTTCATCGACGAACTGGAAAACCTCGTCGATCATCTCGGTATCCGCGACCGCTTCCATGTGCTGGGTCAGAGCTGGGGCGGCATGCTGGGCGCCGAATATGGCGTGACCCGGCCGAAAGGCCTGAAGTCGCTGACCATCGCCAACTCGCCGGCCTCCATGAAGCTTTGGGTCGAGGAAGCCAACCGGCTGCGGGCCGATCTGCCCAAGGACGTGCGGGAGACGCTGACGGAGCACGAACAGGCCGGCACGACGGACGATCCGGCCTACCAGGAAGCGACGATGCGGTTCTACGAACGGCATGTCTGCCGGGTCGTGCCGTTCCCGCCCGAGGTGACGGAGACTTTCGCCCAGATCGTGCGCAATCCGACCGTCTACAATGTGATGAACGGTCCGAACGAATTCCACGTCATCGGCACGCTGAAGAGCTGGAGCGTCATCGACCGCCTGCCGGCCATCGAGGTTCCGACACTCCTCATCTCCGGCCGTTACGACGAAGCCACACCCGCGACCGTGCAGCCCTTCAAGGACGGCATCAAGGGATCGCGCTGGCAGATATTCGAGCATTCCAGCCACATGCCGCATGTCGAGGAGCAGGATCTCTGCATGCGGGTGGTGGGAGACTTCTTGGACGACAACGAAAACTGA
- a CDS encoding DUF924 family protein, which yields MAELDPRALSVTKFWRDAGEDAWFEKNDVFDADFRNRFLELHYAAARRQCDDWNAHAEGSLALMILLDQFPRNCFRGSGHMYATDPLARYFADRAIAAGQDLELEESLRVFLYLPFEHSESLADQQRSVELTAARAPDYLKYAEEHLEIVRRFGRFPHRNRMLGRATTAEEQAFLDGGGFSG from the coding sequence ATGGCAGAACTCGATCCGCGAGCTCTTTCGGTCACCAAATTCTGGCGTGATGCCGGCGAGGACGCCTGGTTCGAGAAGAACGACGTCTTCGACGCGGATTTCCGCAATCGCTTTCTGGAGTTGCACTACGCCGCCGCGCGGCGCCAATGCGACGACTGGAATGCGCATGCCGAAGGCTCGCTGGCGCTGATGATCCTGCTCGATCAGTTCCCGCGCAACTGCTTCCGCGGCAGCGGCCACATGTACGCTACCGACCCGCTCGCCCGGTACTTCGCCGACCGGGCGATCGCCGCCGGTCAGGACCTCGAGCTGGAAGAATCGCTTCGCGTCTTCCTCTATTTGCCCTTCGAGCATTCCGAATCGCTAGCGGACCAGCAACGGTCGGTCGAGCTGACGGCCGCTAGGGCGCCCGACTATCTGAAATATGCCGAGGAGCACCTGGAGATCGTGCGGCGCTTCGGACGTTTTCCGCACCGCAACCGCATGCTCGGCCGCGCGACGACCGCAGAAGAGCAGGCATTTTTGGACGGCGGCGGTTTTTCCGGCTGA
- a CDS encoding DUF922 domain-containing Zn-dependent protease, with protein MMNRSLLCALMLALTAMPAGAANLVKTYSYFSVGGRTLDDIQNQLSRNGPEVKSTGSRHPGATQMAFTTRISYAQSAESCRIADAAVTVKAKVILPEWRRPRKADPNVRLFWDTLSADIKRHEERHVEIAKNHARMLEDALKALPAQKTCEAAKAKAAAIQAAELARHDQDQVRFDRVESVNFESRILRLMRYRMERVEAGQLPPP; from the coding sequence ATGATGAACCGATCCCTGCTCTGCGCCCTGATGCTCGCATTGACCGCCATGCCGGCGGGCGCGGCCAATCTGGTGAAGACCTACAGCTATTTCAGCGTCGGCGGGCGCACGCTCGACGATATCCAGAACCAGCTGTCGAGAAACGGCCCCGAGGTGAAGAGCACCGGCTCGCGGCACCCGGGCGCCACGCAGATGGCCTTCACCACCCGGATCAGCTACGCGCAGAGCGCCGAGTCCTGCCGCATCGCCGATGCCGCCGTCACCGTGAAGGCCAAGGTGATCCTCCCCGAATGGCGGCGCCCGCGCAAAGCCGATCCCAATGTCAGGCTGTTCTGGGACACGCTGTCGGCCGACATCAAGCGGCATGAGGAACGTCATGTCGAGATCGCCAAGAACCATGCGCGCATGCTCGAGGACGCGCTGAAGGCTCTCCCCGCGCAAAAGACCTGCGAGGCAGCAAAGGCGAAGGCCGCCGCGATCCAGGCAGCCGAACTCGCCAGGCACGATCAGGACCAGGTGCGCTTCGACCGCGTCGAGAGCGTCAATTTCGAAAGCCGTATCCTTCGCCTGATGCGCTACCGGATGGAGCGCGTCGAAGCCGGGCAACTGCCGCCGCCTTGA
- a CDS encoding MFS transporter encodes MTDTTLQLEDAALDLDAAAPTAWNAATWFAVISLAATSFALVSAEFLPAGLLTPMARDLGISEGTAGQVVTATASVGAVTAMLSNVLIGRLNRKTVLVGLSALAIGSNLLAALAPNFWLLLLGRAGLGIALSAFWALSVAVVARLVGANATGRGMGIVTLGVSLATIAAPSAGALISDWLGWRSAMALTAGLALIALLLQLLSLPTLPATASNSLADVFRLTRRRGIQLGMLAILLLMTGHFAGSVYVRPFLEHVTLLATGPIAMALLGFGIAAVIGNVAGGRMADANIRTALVGTAALMAFAALALVLWGVHIAVAFGFVTLWGLAFGMAPVVLPTNLSRAAPDALEAAGSLMVVSFQVAITIGAVLGGYVVDTYGASGPLTITVILAASTVVLALLQPRS; translated from the coding sequence GTGACAGACACAACATTACAGCTTGAAGACGCGGCATTGGACCTCGATGCCGCAGCGCCAACCGCGTGGAACGCGGCCACCTGGTTCGCGGTCATTTCGTTGGCTGCCACCAGCTTCGCCCTGGTGTCGGCCGAATTCCTGCCGGCAGGTCTGCTGACGCCAATGGCGCGCGATCTCGGCATCAGCGAAGGAACGGCCGGGCAGGTCGTCACCGCCACCGCTTCGGTTGGCGCGGTGACGGCCATGTTGAGCAATGTCCTCATCGGCCGACTGAACCGCAAGACGGTGCTGGTCGGCCTCAGCGCCTTGGCGATCGGTTCCAACCTTCTTGCAGCGCTGGCGCCCAATTTCTGGCTGCTGCTGCTGGGCCGGGCCGGGCTCGGAATCGCTCTCAGCGCATTCTGGGCACTCTCGGTTGCCGTCGTGGCCAGGCTGGTTGGCGCCAATGCGACAGGTCGGGGCATGGGCATCGTCACCCTCGGCGTGTCGCTTGCCACCATTGCCGCGCCATCGGCGGGTGCCTTGATCAGCGACTGGCTGGGATGGCGCAGCGCCATGGCGCTGACAGCGGGGCTGGCCTTGATTGCCCTGCTGCTGCAGTTGCTCAGCCTGCCGACCCTGCCTGCCACAGCCAGCAACAGTCTTGCGGATGTATTTCGACTGACACGGCGGCGTGGCATTCAGCTCGGCATGCTGGCCATCCTTTTGCTGATGACAGGGCATTTTGCCGGCTCAGTCTATGTCCGCCCCTTCCTCGAACATGTGACGCTCCTGGCAACCGGACCAATTGCCATGGCCCTGCTCGGATTTGGCATCGCCGCGGTGATCGGCAACGTTGCCGGCGGCCGCATGGCCGACGCCAATATCCGCACGGCACTCGTGGGCACGGCGGCGCTGATGGCGTTTGCGGCTCTGGCATTGGTGCTTTGGGGCGTGCACATCGCAGTGGCGTTCGGATTTGTCACGCTTTGGGGCTTGGCATTCGGCATGGCACCAGTGGTGCTGCCGACCAATCTGTCCCGCGCGGCACCTGATGCGCTTGAAGCTGCGGGTAGCCTAATGGTCGTCTCTTTCCAGGTTGCCATAACTATCGGAGCGGTTCTCGGCGGATATGTCGTGGACACCTATGGTGCCTCCGGGCCGCTGACCATTACCGTCATCCTGGCTGCCTCGACGGTCGTGCTGGCGCTGCTACAGCCACGCAGCTGA
- a CDS encoding LysR substrate-binding domain-containing protein, whose translation MALPSLNGMRAFEAAARLGSIKDAAEELHLTPSAVSRHIRALERNLGQDLFERGFRQITPTIRGSYYARSLSEAFEAIWRATDDVSFVDAPGHGRTQRVRVLCVPAVLNLWLADRLPNFRKLHPSVDLEISTSGKRANFDLAIVDEFVYKAGPALTLLIPLVLTPVCAPSLLDGPVPLRTPADLVNHHLIHECESMRWRRWLEQEGVLDATPKSSTTLDDCTLIMREVINGAGIALADTMMAQDLLQQGRLVAPFSARHTYPAGIYLHQRRSIGNKPGTGLFQDWLLAEIADHKRIMGIA comes from the coding sequence ATGGCCCTGCCCTCACTCAATGGCATGCGCGCTTTCGAGGCCGCCGCGCGTCTCGGCAGCATCAAGGATGCAGCGGAAGAGCTGCATCTGACGCCCTCGGCCGTCAGCCGCCACATCCGCGCGCTTGAAAGAAACCTCGGCCAGGACCTGTTCGAACGTGGCTTTCGCCAGATCACCCCGACCATCAGGGGCTCATACTATGCGCGCTCTCTCTCGGAGGCATTCGAGGCCATCTGGCGCGCAACCGACGATGTCAGCTTCGTCGATGCGCCGGGGCACGGCAGGACCCAGCGTGTCAGGGTGCTCTGCGTGCCGGCCGTCCTGAACCTTTGGCTGGCCGACCGGTTGCCGAATTTCCGCAAGCTGCACCCGTCCGTGGACCTGGAGATCTCGACGTCCGGCAAGCGCGCCAATTTCGATTTGGCCATTGTCGACGAGTTCGTCTACAAGGCCGGTCCGGCACTCACGCTGCTGATCCCGCTGGTCCTGACCCCAGTCTGCGCGCCCTCGCTGCTCGACGGACCCGTGCCGCTCAGAACGCCCGCCGATCTGGTCAATCATCACCTGATCCACGAATGCGAAAGCATGCGCTGGCGGCGCTGGCTGGAGCAGGAGGGCGTCCTCGACGCCACGCCCAAATCCAGCACGACGCTCGATGACTGCACCTTGATCATGCGCGAGGTGATAAACGGCGCGGGGATCGCTCTGGCCGACACCATGATGGCGCAGGACCTTCTGCAGCAAGGCAGGCTTGTCGCCCCCTTCAGCGCCCGCCACACCTATCCCGCCGGCATCTATCTGCACCAGCGCCGCAGCATCGGAAACAAGCCGGGCACCGGCCTGTTCCAGGACTGGCTGCTCGCCGAGATCGCCGACCACAAGCGGATCATGGGTATCGCGTAG